From Moritella sp. Urea-trap-13, a single genomic window includes:
- a CDS encoding YraN family protein — MNKKQPRQRGEYFEGIAADFLQRQGLIILARNFACRQGEIDLICQHGASCDIKSSTTLPTLVFVEVKYRQYTHYGGAISAIPVAKQRKLRYTAQYYMVRHGINENYTPCRFDVIAIEGSSDNIQWITNAF; from the coding sequence CTGAATAAAAAGCAGCCCCGTCAACGCGGGGAATATTTTGAAGGTATAGCAGCCGATTTTTTACAGCGCCAAGGCTTAATCATCTTGGCGCGAAACTTTGCTTGTCGGCAAGGGGAAATAGATCTTATTTGCCAACACGGTGCCAGCTGTGACATTAAATCTTCAACAACACTACCCACCTTAGTATTTGTCGAGGTAAAATATCGCCAATATACCCATTACGGTGGAGCTATTTCTGCAATTCCGGTCGCCAAACAACGAAAATTGCGTTATACAGCGCAATATTATATGGTGCGCCACGGAATAAATGAAAACTATACCCCTTGCCGTTTCGATGTGATCGCCATTGAAGGTTCCAGTGATAATATTCAATGGATAACCAATGCTTTTTAG
- the rplM gene encoding 50S ribosomal protein L13 — translation MKTFVATPSTIKRDWYVVDAEGKTLGRLATEIASRLRGKHKPEFTPHADTGDYIIVVNCEKITVTGNKAKGKIYHSHTGYIGGLKSISFEKLIDKAPERVIESAVKGMLPKGPLGRAMFRKMKVYAGPEHNHAAQQPQVLDI, via the coding sequence ATGAAAACTTTTGTTGCTACACCAAGCACGATCAAACGTGACTGGTACGTTGTTGACGCTGAAGGTAAAACTTTAGGCCGTCTTGCGACTGAAATCGCTTCTCGCTTACGTGGTAAGCATAAGCCTGAGTTCACTCCTCATGCTGACACTGGTGATTACATCATCGTTGTAAACTGTGAAAAAATTACTGTAACAGGTAACAAAGCGAAAGGTAAAATTTACCACTCGCACACTGGTTACATTGGTGGCTTAAAATCAATCAGCTTCGAAAAGCTAATTGATAAAGCTCCAGAGCGTGTTATCGAATCTGCAGTTAAAGGTATGTTGCCAAAAGGTCCTCTAGGCCGCGCAATGTTCCGTAAGATGAAAGTATACGCAGGTCCTGAGCATAATCATGCTGCTCAACAACCACAAGTTCTAGACATCTAA
- the rsmH gene encoding 16S rRNA (cytosine(1402)-N(4))-methyltransferase RsmH — translation MTQEFAHVSVLLNETVAGLDIKPDGIYIDGTFGRGGHSRFILSQLGENGRLIAIDRDPEAIAVGEALKLEDPRFDIVHGPFSGIAEYMEAKGLTEQVDGVLLDLGVSSPQLDDASRGFSFLRDGPLDMRMDPTSGLSAAKWIATADYDDIVWVLKVFGEEKFARKIARAVVFDRDGTPFETTSQLASLICRVVPKSKKETKHPATRSFQAIRIYINSELEEIERALAGALTCLKPGGRLSVISFHSLEDRIVKQFIRKQARGKEVPYGLPIMQEEIDKTRTMKAVGKMLKPSEAELEINPRARSSVLRVAEKL, via the coding sequence ATGACACAAGAATTTGCACACGTATCCGTTTTACTTAATGAAACCGTTGCTGGACTCGATATAAAACCGGATGGTATTTACATTGACGGTACTTTTGGTCGCGGTGGTCACTCTCGCTTTATTTTATCGCAACTCGGTGAAAATGGGCGCTTGATCGCCATTGATCGTGACCCCGAAGCAATTGCTGTTGGCGAAGCACTAAAACTAGAAGACCCTCGCTTTGACATCGTTCATGGTCCATTTTCAGGTATTGCAGAATACATGGAAGCTAAAGGCTTAACTGAACAAGTTGATGGTGTGTTATTAGATCTTGGAGTGTCTTCACCACAGCTCGATGATGCTTCTCGTGGTTTCAGCTTCTTACGTGATGGTCCTTTGGATATGCGTATGGATCCGACATCAGGCCTGAGTGCGGCGAAATGGATTGCAACTGCAGACTATGACGATATCGTTTGGGTATTAAAAGTGTTTGGTGAAGAGAAGTTCGCGCGTAAAATTGCCCGTGCAGTGGTATTTGACCGTGACGGTACGCCATTTGAAACTACATCACAGTTAGCAAGTTTAATTTGCCGTGTGGTGCCTAAATCGAAAAAAGAAACTAAGCACCCAGCGACGCGTTCATTCCAAGCTATCCGTATTTATATTAATAGTGAACTTGAAGAGATCGAACGTGCTTTAGCTGGCGCATTAACATGCCTTAAGCCTGGCGGTCGTTTATCGGTGATCAGCTTTCATTCGTTAGAAGATCGTATTGTGAAGCAGTTTATTCGTAAGCAAGCTCGTGGTAAAGAAGTGCCATACGGCTTACCTATCATGCAAGAAGAAATTGATAAAACACGCACCATGAAAGCGGTGGGTAAAATGCTCAAACCTTCGGAAGCTGAGTTAGAGATAAATCCTCGTGCACGTAGTTCAGTATTACGCGTGGCGGAGAAGTTGTAA
- the ftsL gene encoding cell division protein FtsL codes for MFGIKWDLGKVIMVDIGEHKRVVCLLVAILISAFAVIMLTHETRLLTNNKEQLLTQRDFADIEWRNLLLEQSTLEEHSKIEYTAKHKLGMYRPSTAEEQLVTQQ; via the coding sequence ATGTTCGGCATTAAGTGGGATTTAGGTAAAGTCATCATGGTTGACATTGGCGAGCATAAGCGCGTCGTTTGTCTATTGGTTGCTATCTTAATTTCCGCTTTTGCCGTTATCATGTTAACCCACGAAACTCGTTTGCTGACCAATAACAAAGAGCAATTACTGACTCAACGAGATTTTGCGGATATTGAATGGCGTAATCTCTTGTTAGAACAGAGTACGCTAGAAGAACACAGTAAAATTGAATACACCGCTAAACATAAACTCGGCATGTATCGACCAAGTACCGCAGAAGAGCAATTGGTGACACAGCAGTGA
- the sspB gene encoding ClpXP protease specificity-enhancing factor, translating to MDKMTPIRPYLLRSHYEWLLDNDLTPHIVVDAHIAGVYVPQQFVQDGQIVLNIAPSAVVAFELNNTALSFNARFGGVPFDVYVPVAAITAIYARENGAGSMFEPEQAYIDQAEQEIAEAAVEPSEEKSIPALVSAPAASPESKSEATERPKPTKGKPALRVIK from the coding sequence ATGGATAAAATGACCCCAATTCGTCCCTATTTATTACGTAGTCACTATGAGTGGTTACTTGATAATGACTTAACACCGCATATCGTTGTTGATGCGCATATTGCTGGTGTTTACGTGCCACAACAGTTTGTTCAAGATGGTCAGATCGTATTGAACATTGCACCTAGTGCTGTGGTTGCTTTTGAGTTAAACAATACTGCATTGAGCTTTAATGCTCGCTTCGGTGGTGTACCGTTTGATGTTTATGTGCCTGTTGCAGCGATTACAGCTATTTACGCACGTGAGAACGGCGCTGGTAGCATGTTTGAACCTGAACAAGCATATATAGATCAAGCTGAGCAAGAGATCGCAGAAGCGGCTGTTGAGCCTAGTGAAGAGAAAAGCATACCTGCGTTGGTCAGTGCGCCTGCTGCAAGCCCTGAAAGTAAGAGTGAAGCGACAGAACGTCCAAAGCCGACTAAAGGTAAACCCGCTTTAAGGGTCATTAAGTAA
- a CDS encoding SIS domain-containing protein translates to MLELIKENFTESIQTKIAAAEALPEYIQNSAMMMAQCLLNGNKILICGNGASASLSQNFSASLLNRYETERPSLPALALTPDCTLMTAIGTDTSFDMVYSKQVRALGNDGDILVVISAGGHSRNVIKAIEAALTRNMTIVALTGKDGGEISGLLGPHDAEIRVPSRREARIQEVHALIINCLCDIIDQTLFPQQGYEE, encoded by the coding sequence ATGTTAGAGCTAATTAAAGAAAATTTTACTGAGAGTATTCAAACCAAGATCGCTGCAGCTGAAGCGTTACCCGAGTACATTCAAAATTCAGCCATGATGATGGCACAGTGCTTATTAAACGGTAACAAGATCTTAATTTGTGGAAATGGTGCATCAGCTAGTTTATCGCAAAATTTTTCGGCGTCATTATTAAACCGCTACGAAACAGAGCGCCCAAGCTTACCGGCGCTGGCGTTAACTCCTGACTGTACTTTAATGACAGCCATTGGTACTGATACCAGCTTTGATATGGTTTATTCAAAGCAAGTACGTGCACTGGGTAATGATGGTGATATCTTAGTGGTGATCTCAGCAGGTGGTCATAGCCGTAATGTCATTAAAGCGATTGAAGCAGCGCTAACGCGGAACATGACAATCGTGGCGTTAACCGGTAAAGATGGTGGTGAAATATCTGGATTATTAGGTCCACACGATGCTGAAATACGCGTACCATCACGTCGAGAAGCAAGAATACAAGAAGTACATGCACTGATCATTAATTGTCTGTGTGACATTATCGACCAGACTTTATTCCCGCAGCAAGGGTACGAAGAATAA
- a CDS encoding penicillin-binding protein activator, with the protein MEFKHSYSRLIMLFSLSLLLSACSSTTTSEKATSKPQPIVAPDVLTQIAQPAQYYIDKIALANKPQAISWQLLSARALISEGHPQPALDMLLSVERNPLSTQQLFEVALIKSEAYLLEKRYQDAVTILHFSSTLDTAKQNHWQRYYLLNATLAELLNNNAKAVEYRVALNDFLDAELHSTNNTRLWALVSVIPLAELQQLTLRFKTENPTLSGWYDLAATAQQYRTEPQSLINHLQVWQTTYSQHPALSGFPIELVKAMATTPYAPSRIAVLAPLTGKSAVAGKAIRDGMLSAYYQGNPADNTADSGHHNIDLRFYDTATTSADELYLQAIDDGADFVVGPLLKSNLAKVLPLVKDVPLISLNKLTEAETLAAENIYYFSLSSNDEATAAAKKMHRDGIKQPLVLAPNNSTGNRLAEEFNQQWHLLTTGTSETYKYKSRSDMQNTVTSLFSVTSSNQRIRLMQNLVGADVKAKTRSRRDIDAIYIIATPSEAMLAIPFISTTQNPYAPQVAVYASSRTHGNHLSKSQSRDLNGLIFSDMPWLLNPDRELKQQTLALWPNMSKIQQNLFAMGYDAFTLIPNLLQLRNFPNLRLAGQTGILYINDNGIIEREFSWAKYRSGKIQLEESNAE; encoded by the coding sequence ATGGAATTTAAGCACAGCTATTCCCGCTTGATTATGCTTTTTAGCTTGAGTTTACTACTCAGTGCGTGTTCAAGTACCACGACATCTGAAAAAGCAACATCGAAACCACAACCAATCGTTGCACCAGACGTACTGACACAAATTGCTCAGCCTGCACAATACTACATTGATAAGATCGCATTAGCGAATAAACCACAAGCCATCTCGTGGCAGCTACTATCGGCGCGCGCTCTAATTTCTGAAGGCCATCCACAACCAGCGCTGGATATGTTACTTTCAGTTGAACGTAATCCATTATCTACACAGCAATTATTTGAAGTAGCACTGATAAAATCAGAAGCTTACCTATTAGAAAAACGCTATCAAGATGCTGTCACAATACTTCATTTTAGTTCCACGTTAGACACAGCCAAACAAAACCATTGGCAACGCTACTATTTATTAAATGCGACGTTGGCCGAACTGTTAAATAATAACGCCAAAGCGGTTGAATACCGTGTTGCACTAAATGACTTCCTCGATGCTGAACTGCACAGCACCAACAATACTCGCTTATGGGCTCTGGTTTCAGTCATTCCGCTTGCTGAATTACAGCAACTAACCCTGCGTTTTAAGACTGAAAATCCAACGCTATCGGGTTGGTACGACTTAGCGGCAACCGCACAGCAATATCGTACTGAACCACAGTCGTTGATCAACCATTTACAAGTATGGCAAACAACTTACTCACAACATCCTGCCTTGAGTGGTTTTCCTATTGAATTGGTTAAAGCAATGGCAACAACCCCTTACGCACCAAGCCGAATAGCCGTGCTGGCGCCATTAACGGGTAAAAGTGCTGTTGCAGGTAAAGCAATTCGAGATGGAATGCTAAGTGCTTACTATCAAGGAAACCCGGCTGATAATACAGCTGATAGCGGTCATCATAATATCGATTTGCGCTTCTATGATACTGCTACCACCAGTGCCGATGAGCTGTATTTACAAGCAATAGATGATGGTGCTGACTTTGTAGTCGGGCCGCTGTTAAAATCCAACCTAGCGAAAGTATTACCGCTAGTGAAAGACGTGCCATTAATTTCGTTAAATAAACTGACCGAAGCAGAAACGCTAGCAGCAGAGAACATTTATTACTTCTCATTGAGTTCTAATGACGAAGCTACTGCCGCCGCAAAAAAAATGCACCGAGATGGCATTAAACAACCTTTAGTTCTCGCGCCAAATAATAGTACCGGTAACCGTTTAGCTGAAGAATTTAACCAACAATGGCACTTGCTAACCACAGGCACCAGCGAAACCTATAAATATAAAAGCCGCAGCGATATGCAAAATACCGTGACGTCGCTGTTTTCTGTGACCTCAAGTAATCAACGAATTCGCTTAATGCAGAATTTGGTTGGCGCTGATGTGAAAGCCAAAACCCGTAGCCGCCGCGACATTGATGCAATTTATATTATTGCCACGCCTTCTGAAGCCATGTTAGCAATCCCTTTCATTAGCACCACACAGAATCCGTATGCACCGCAAGTAGCCGTATATGCAAGTTCACGTACCCATGGTAATCATCTATCCAAGAGCCAAAGCCGCGACCTTAATGGCTTAATCTTTAGCGACATGCCTTGGTTGTTGAACCCAGATCGCGAATTAAAACAACAAACTTTGGCACTATGGCCAAATATGTCGAAAATCCAGCAAAATCTATTTGCGATGGGCTACGATGCATTTACATTAATTCCGAATCTGCTACAGCTGCGTAATTTCCCTAATTTACGCTTAGCTGGCCAGACTGGCATTCTCTATATCAATGATAATGGTATTATTGAACGCGAGTTTAGCTGGGCAAAATACCGCTCCGGCAAAATACAACTAGAGGAAAGTAACGCTGAATAA
- a CDS encoding BON domain-containing protein encodes MKAAKKLTPWLAISIMLLSLTTLQGCSSGGGFSQLIDDETITLDITAGLNDNSKQLLSNNNLHILTNNSKVLLSGQVRTEAERQKIVTIAAETTAVQQVYNQIRLGPPISFERASKDSWLTTKVKTSILNLKDIEPLKVKVITENAEVFLIGRVTKAQGDQLAEAARYVVGVDKVIKVFEYR; translated from the coding sequence ATGAAAGCAGCTAAAAAATTAACCCCTTGGTTGGCAATAAGTATCATGCTATTAAGTCTTACTACGCTACAAGGCTGTAGTAGTGGCGGTGGTTTTAGTCAATTAATAGATGATGAAACAATTACTCTCGACATCACTGCAGGACTTAATGACAACAGTAAGCAATTGTTGAGCAACAATAACCTACATATTCTGACTAACAACAGTAAAGTATTATTATCAGGTCAGGTAAGAACCGAAGCTGAGCGTCAGAAAATAGTCACGATTGCGGCAGAGACCACAGCAGTACAACAAGTGTATAACCAGATCCGATTAGGGCCACCAATCTCATTTGAACGTGCCAGTAAAGATTCTTGGTTAACTACAAAAGTAAAAACCAGTATTCTTAACCTGAAAGATATTGAACCACTGAAAGTCAAAGTGATAACCGAAAATGCCGAAGTGTTTTTGATTGGCCGAGTAACAAAAGCCCAAGGTGACCAACTTGCTGAAGCCGCGCGCTATGTGGTTGGTGTCGATAAAGTCATTAAAGTATTCGAGTATCGCTGA
- the rsmI gene encoding 16S rRNA (cytidine(1402)-2'-O)-methyltransferase: protein MSEQATLFIVPTPIGNLSDITERGLEILRSVDLIAAEDTRHTGKLLSHYQIKTKTFALHDHNEQQKAEYLVSKLQSGISIALVSDAGTPLISDPGYHLVNTCRAHGVKVVPLPGPCAAVTAMSGSGLPSDRFSFEGFLPSKEKARNDKITELKEETRTMIFYESPRRLQYTLDALTAIMGPEREVCVAREITKAFESITTMPVGELATWVAEDSNRSRGEIVLLVAGFKPTGLEIPAKVLNTLRLLNEELPLKKAAALTAEIHGVKKNALYKWGLENFD from the coding sequence ATGTCTGAACAAGCAACTTTATTTATCGTTCCAACCCCGATTGGCAACCTTTCTGACATCACTGAACGTGGTTTAGAGATACTCAGAAGTGTTGATTTAATTGCGGCAGAAGATACCCGTCATACAGGGAAACTGCTAAGCCATTACCAAATCAAGACTAAAACATTTGCTTTGCATGATCATAATGAGCAGCAAAAAGCGGAATACTTAGTATCAAAATTACAATCAGGTATCAGTATCGCGCTGGTTTCAGATGCCGGTACACCCTTGATCAGTGATCCTGGTTATCATTTGGTAAATACTTGTCGCGCCCATGGCGTTAAAGTAGTACCACTGCCTGGCCCCTGCGCTGCGGTAACCGCAATGAGTGGTTCTGGTCTGCCGTCTGACCGTTTCTCGTTTGAAGGTTTTTTACCATCAAAAGAAAAAGCCCGTAATGACAAAATAACGGAACTGAAAGAAGAAACCCGCACGATGATTTTTTATGAATCACCGCGTCGTTTACAATATACCCTCGATGCTTTAACTGCGATCATGGGGCCGGAACGTGAAGTATGTGTTGCGCGCGAAATAACCAAAGCGTTTGAAAGTATTACCACTATGCCTGTCGGTGAATTAGCCACATGGGTTGCCGAAGACAGTAACCGTAGTCGCGGTGAAATTGTATTGCTGGTTGCAGGTTTCAAACCTACGGGTTTAGAAATTCCAGCTAAGGTACTGAATACATTGAGATTATTAAACGAAGAATTACCCTTGAAAAAAGCGGCGGCATTAACGGCTGAAATTCACGGTGTCAAAAAGAATGCCTTGTATAAATGGGGTTTAGAAAACTTCGATTAA
- the petA gene encoding ubiquinol-cytochrome c reductase iron-sulfur subunit, with amino-acid sequence MSNAPVDSGRRRFLTAATCVVGGVGAVGAAVPFIKSWNPSAKAKAAGAPVEVDISKIEPGQLIRVEWRGKPVWIVSRTESVLNELEQHDGSLRDPASEQEQQPSYAQNKYRSIKSELFVAVGICTHLGCSPTYLPDSFGEQVEGVSSGFFCPCHGSKFDMAGRVFQSVPAPLNLVIPPHYYVDNTTIIIGVDKGAA; translated from the coding sequence ATGAGCAATGCGCCTGTTGATTCTGGTCGTCGTCGCTTTTTAACTGCTGCTACATGTGTAGTGGGTGGTGTTGGAGCTGTCGGCGCAGCCGTACCTTTTATCAAATCTTGGAACCCGAGTGCTAAAGCTAAAGCAGCTGGTGCTCCCGTTGAAGTTGATATTAGTAAAATTGAACCTGGTCAGTTAATTCGAGTTGAATGGCGAGGCAAGCCTGTATGGATTGTATCTCGTACAGAAAGTGTATTAAACGAACTTGAACAGCATGATGGTTCGTTACGCGATCCGGCATCAGAACAAGAACAACAACCAAGTTACGCACAGAACAAATACCGCTCGATTAAATCCGAGTTATTTGTGGCTGTTGGTATTTGTACTCACTTAGGGTGCTCACCAACTTACCTGCCTGACAGCTTTGGCGAACAAGTCGAAGGTGTTTCTTCTGGTTTCTTCTGTCCATGTCATGGTTCTAAATTTGATATGGCTGGTCGTGTATTCCAAAGTGTACCTGCACCGTTGAACTTAGTTATACCACCACATTACTATGTGGATAATACGACGATTATAATTGGTGTAGACAAGGGAGCTGCCTAA
- a CDS encoding cytochrome c1: MKKLFIALLTLLPMAAFAAGGGAHLDEANYDLRDKASLQNGAKIFMNYCSTCHSTQYQRYSRVADDLGIDRDVMTENLVFTGVKVGSLMLTAMPAESGAKWFGATPPDLSLEARLRGADWVYTYLRSFYIDETRPFGVNNVVFPSVGMPHVLEELQGTARLLEIKHNEEELDLPEGARIVKETAVVDANGVATGEILTSYLSPDGNGELSAEEFDEAMLDLVNFLVYSAEPNQLERQEMGFWVIGFLLILLVFCWFLNREYWRDIH; this comes from the coding sequence ATGAAGAAATTATTTATAGCGTTACTTACCCTGTTGCCGATGGCTGCATTTGCAGCTGGTGGTGGTGCTCATTTAGACGAAGCTAACTATGATTTAAGAGACAAAGCATCACTGCAAAATGGTGCTAAAATCTTCATGAATTATTGTTCTACATGTCACTCTACGCAATACCAACGTTATTCACGTGTTGCTGACGATCTGGGTATCGATCGTGATGTCATGACTGAAAATCTAGTATTTACTGGCGTTAAAGTTGGCTCATTAATGCTAACTGCGATGCCTGCTGAAAGTGGTGCAAAATGGTTTGGTGCTACACCTCCAGACTTATCACTAGAAGCGCGTCTGCGTGGTGCTGATTGGGTTTATACTTACCTGCGCTCTTTCTATATTGACGAAACACGTCCATTTGGCGTAAATAATGTGGTATTCCCAAGTGTCGGTATGCCGCATGTACTGGAAGAATTGCAAGGTACAGCACGTCTTTTAGAAATAAAACATAACGAAGAAGAGCTAGATTTACCGGAAGGTGCTAGAATTGTTAAAGAAACCGCAGTTGTTGATGCCAATGGTGTTGCAACAGGTGAAATTCTGACTAGCTACCTAAGCCCCGATGGAAACGGTGAGTTATCAGCAGAAGAGTTTGATGAAGCTATGTTAGACTTAGTGAACTTCTTAGTTTACTCAGCAGAGCCAAATCAACTTGAACGTCAAGAAATGGGCTTCTGGGTTATTGGGTTCCTACTTATCTTACTTGTATTTTGTTGGTTCTTGAACCGCGAATACTGGCGTGATATCCACTAA
- a CDS encoding cytochrome bc complex cytochrome b subunit, producing the protein MFGKIVNWIDDRIPMTDTWNKHAGQYPAPKNFNFWYYFGILATIIFVNQILTGIWLTMNYNPSGEGAFASIEYIMRDVEFGWLLRYMHSTGASAFFVVVYLHMFRGLMYGSYQKPRELLWIFGCLIFLALMAEAFMGYLLPWGQMSFWGAQVIISLFGAIPIIGDDLTLWIRGDYVISGATLNRFFALHVIAVPLVLVVLVFLHIVALHHVGSNNPDGIEIKENKDENGWPKDGIPFHPYYTVHDTVAVVVMLILCSIVIFFMPEGGGYFLEAPNFEAANPLKTPDHIAPVWYFTPFYAILRAVPDKLGGVIMMGLAIVMLFLVPWLDRGKVKSIRYRSVWHKLNLTQFVVCFIILGVLGTLAPTPGRTLLSQITTLGYFGYFGLLWLYSKNETTKPLPKRVTM; encoded by the coding sequence ATGTTTGGTAAAATAGTCAATTGGATCGACGATCGTATCCCAATGACGGATACGTGGAACAAACACGCTGGCCAATATCCAGCACCGAAGAATTTTAACTTCTGGTACTACTTTGGCATTCTAGCAACAATCATTTTTGTTAACCAAATCCTAACGGGTATCTGGTTAACAATGAACTACAACCCATCGGGTGAGGGTGCATTTGCATCAATCGAATACATCATGCGTGATGTTGAATTTGGTTGGTTGCTGCGTTATATGCATTCAACAGGTGCATCGGCATTTTTTGTTGTGGTTTATCTGCACATGTTCCGTGGTCTTATGTATGGTTCATACCAGAAGCCGCGTGAATTATTGTGGATCTTTGGTTGCTTAATCTTCTTAGCGCTAATGGCTGAAGCTTTCATGGGCTACTTACTACCATGGGGTCAAATGTCATTCTGGGGTGCTCAGGTTATTATCTCGTTATTTGGTGCGATCCCAATAATTGGTGATGACTTAACACTGTGGATCCGTGGCGACTACGTGATCTCTGGTGCGACACTAAACCGTTTCTTTGCGCTGCATGTTATCGCTGTGCCATTGGTACTTGTGGTATTGGTGTTCTTACACATTGTAGCACTGCATCACGTTGGTTCTAATAACCCAGACGGTATTGAAATCAAAGAAAACAAAGATGAAAATGGTTGGCCGAAAGATGGTATTCCATTCCACCCTTACTACACAGTGCACGATACTGTTGCAGTAGTGGTGATGCTTATCTTATGTAGTATTGTGATCTTCTTTATGCCTGAAGGTGGTGGTTACTTCTTAGAAGCGCCAAACTTTGAAGCGGCTAATCCACTGAAAACACCGGATCATATTGCACCTGTTTGGTACTTTACACCATTCTACGCAATCCTACGTGCGGTACCGGACAAACTCGGTGGCGTGATCATGATGGGTCTTGCGATTGTAATGTTATTCTTAGTGCCTTGGTTAGATCGCGGTAAAGTTAAATCAATCCGTTACCGTAGTGTTTGGCACAAACTTAACCTAACTCAGTTTGTTGTTTGCTTCATTATCTTGGGTGTATTAGGCACATTAGCACCAACGCCTGGTCGTACATTATTGTCTCAAATCACGACGTTAGGTTACTTTGGCTACTTCGGTCTTCTGTGGTTATACAGTAAGAATGAAACCACTAAACCATTACCAAAAAGGGTGACAATGTAA
- the rpsI gene encoding 30S ribosomal protein S9, with protein sequence MAENQYYGTGRRKSSTARVFMTAGTGQLTINKRSLEVYFGRETARMVVRQALELVGLQDKFDLNITVSGGGTTGQAGAIRHGITRALMVYDETLRPSLRAAGFVTRDARQVERKKVGLRKARKRPQFSKR encoded by the coding sequence ATGGCAGAAAATCAATACTACGGCACTGGTCGTCGTAAAAGTTCAACAGCTCGTGTATTCATGACAGCTGGTACTGGTCAACTAACTATCAATAAACGTTCTTTAGAAGTTTATTTTGGTCGTGAAACGGCTCGTATGGTTGTTCGTCAAGCACTAGAATTAGTTGGTCTACAAGACAAATTCGACCTAAACATCACTGTTTCTGGTGGTGGTACTACTGGTCAAGCTGGCGCAATCCGTCACGGTATCACTCGCGCACTTATGGTTTATGACGAAACTTTACGTCCTAGCCTACGTGCAGCTGGTTTTGTTACTCGTGATGCTCGTCAAGTTGAACGTAAGAAAGTTGGTCTTAGAAAAGCACGTAAACGTCCACAGTTCTCAAAACGTTAA
- the sspA gene encoding stringent starvation protein SspA yields the protein MALAANKRSVMVLYSEPTDLYSHQVRIVLAEKGVSVDIHQVDRNNLPEDLIDLNPYQTVPTLIDRELTLYNSRIIMEYLDERFPHPPLMPVYPVSRGSSRLMMHRIENDWYSLVTKIMKGSVEEAAVARKQLQEALMSISPIFAEYPYFMSEEFSLVDCYMAPLLWRLPELGIDLPGQAAGELKNYMLRVFDRESFQASLTEQEREMRMLM from the coding sequence ATGGCTTTAGCTGCTAATAAACGTTCAGTTATGGTGTTATATTCGGAACCGACTGATCTGTATAGTCATCAAGTCCGAATCGTCTTAGCTGAAAAAGGCGTAAGTGTTGATATTCATCAGGTTGACCGTAATAATCTACCTGAAGATTTAATTGATTTAAATCCTTACCAAACAGTACCGACATTAATCGACCGTGAATTAACGTTATATAACTCACGTATCATCATGGAATATCTGGATGAGCGTTTCCCGCATCCACCTTTGATGCCGGTTTACCCTGTTTCTCGTGGTAGTAGCCGTTTAATGATGCACCGTATCGAAAACGATTGGTATTCATTAGTTACTAAGATTATGAAAGGCTCTGTTGAAGAAGCTGCTGTAGCGCGTAAGCAACTGCAAGAAGCATTAATGAGTATCAGCCCAATTTTTGCTGAATACCCATACTTCATGAGTGAAGAATTCAGCTTAGTAGATTGCTACATGGCGCCGCTGTTATGGCGTTTGCCGGAACTAGGTATTGATCTACCTGGTCAAGCTGCAGGTGAGTTAAAGAACTATATGCTACGAGTATTCGATCGTGAATCATTCCAAGCATCTTTAACTGAACAAGAACGCGAAATGAGAATGTTAATGTAA